The following proteins come from a genomic window of Asterias amurensis chromosome 15, ASM3211899v1:
- the LOC139948287 gene encoding uncharacterized protein, translating to MSRYSRMDIGLTVKEDRALQRNSFARRHLDANLEVQQSMEKMHLQTIRNEKMKLQRELEKMRGRGRGNQRILGRRHTASMSSNTARLTQLRLNKDPNERFKGQGQSFNGGNRSLKISGRATSPTPGATGEPNTARAPMEAVGRGRHHTVELPSIIPGGRSPRSGYHNRQEPGGEDYIREQHMLEHKRNLNKKQEELQARMEKFGDDLGQKHRDTTTNGETRRSPSERSDTKSDDGITVSSDPSASFPPSQPHSTDTPLSSRQRSNSFSEYDLKSVKNSITKRLVGDEKTPTDPTDASTTESPQFNRTTSTVSSVTGNAKLRKKKTSVGSDSKQKGIPLNFDMVFDQDTYAPDGSLRTMHMLPDPMETFEEAKKARYLRWRGPKEDDIELTVNQIFGKAESSLTRKDSV from the coding sequence ATGAGCAGGTACTCTCGCATGGACATCGGACTGACTGTCAAGGAAGACAGGGCCCTTCAGAGGAACTCGTTCGCCCGTCGACATCTTGACGCCAACTTGGAGGTACAGCAGAGCATGGAGAAGATGCACCTTCAGACGATTCGAAACGAGAAGATGAAGCTGCAGCGAGAGTTGGAAAAGATGCGAGGTCGAGGCAGAGGAAACCAGCGGATACTCGGGAGGAGGCACACGGCGTCGATGAGCAGCAACACGGCGAGACTCACACAGCTACGATTGAATAAAGATCCGAATGAGAGATTCAAAGGGCAAGGGCAGTCCTTCAACGGGGGGAACCGATCGCTTAAAATTTCCGGGAGAGCGACGTCACCTACTCCCGGTGCGACCGGAGAGCCCAACACGGCCAGAGCACCCATGGAAGCAGTCGGTCGCGGCCGGCACCACACCGTTGAGTTGCCGTCGATTATCCCAGGAGGACGCAGCCCACGAAGCGGTTATCACAACCGGCAGGAGCCGGGCGGTGAGGATTACATTCGCGAGCAACATATGCTGGAGCACAAGAGAAACCTGAACAAGAAGCAGGAGGAGCTCCAAGCAAGGATGGAGAAGTTTGGCGACGACTTGGGGCAGAAACACCGCGACACTACTACCAATGGTGAGACTCGACGCTCCCCGTCCGAGCGTAGTGACACTAAAAGTGACGATGGTATCACCGTCAGCTCTGATCCCAGCGCTAGCTTTCCGCCATCTCAACCGCATAGCACCGATACTCCGCTCAGCTCCAGACAAAGAAGTAACTCCTTCTCTGAATACGATCTGAAATCAGTAAAGAACTCCATCACGAAGAGATTGGTTGGCGATGAGAAAACCCCCACCGACCCCACCGATGCATCCACCACAGAGAGCCCTCAATTCAACCGCACCACATCAACAGTATCATCTGTGACTGGAAATGCCAAACTCCGCAAGAAGAAAACCTCGGTGGGTAGCGACTCCAAACAGAAAGGAATCCCACTGAACTTTGACATGGTGTTCGACCAAGACACTTACGCACCTGACGGTAGCTTGCGTACGATGCACATGCTACCGGACCCCATGGAGACCTTTGAGGAGGCAAAGAAGGCCCGGTACCTGCGCTGGAGAGGACCAAAAGAAGACGATATCGAGCTCACGGTGAATCAGATTTTTGGTAAAGCTGAGAGCTCGCTCACACGGAAGGACAGTGTGTAA